The following coding sequences lie in one Cyanobacterium sp. Dongsha4 genomic window:
- the rplM gene encoding 50S ribosomal protein L13, with product MNKTIVPAIDSIEKKWYVVDAENQRLGRLATEIANVLRGKNKASYTPHLDTGDYVIVVNAEKVVVTGRKSEQKLYRRHSGRPGGMKVETFAQLQKRIPERIIEKAVKGMLPKNSLGRSLFTKLKVYTGPNHPHEAQQPETLTVNTIAGGNK from the coding sequence ATGAATAAAACAATAGTTCCAGCTATAGACAGTATAGAAAAGAAATGGTATGTAGTGGATGCCGAAAACCAACGTTTAGGTAGATTAGCCACTGAAATTGCCAATGTTTTAAGAGGTAAAAATAAAGCCTCCTACACCCCCCATTTAGATACTGGGGATTATGTGATTGTGGTTAATGCAGAAAAAGTAGTTGTTACAGGCAGAAAAAGTGAACAAAAACTTTATCGTCGTCATTCTGGCCGCCCCGGTGGGATGAAAGTAGAAACTTTCGCTCAGTTACAAAAGCGTATTCCTGAAAGAATTATTGAAAAGGCTGTTAAGGGTATGTTGCCTAAAAATAGCTTAGGTAGAAGTTTGTTTACAAAACTTAAAGTTTACACTGGACCTAATCACCCCCATGAAGCTCAACAACCTGAAACTTTAACCGTTAATACTATTGCAGGAGGTAACAAATAA
- the truA gene encoding tRNA pseudouridine(38-40) synthase TruA: MVDSSSTNKQRIALVIQYVGTNFHGWQRQPHYRSVQAEIEDAIASIVGHKVTIYGAGRTDSGVHASAQVAHFEVCSPIPAQKWAKVLNSCLPDGILIRASSEVDPHWHACFTATYRRYRYTIYTGKIPNLFLQPFTWHYYYQPLNENLMAEALKPMLGHHDMSAFRRAGSKRSHSLLEVQEVSCVRYEQDLINIEIQASGFLYGMVRLLVGMLVEVGAGTKSLTQFQDIWMNCRREEVKYSAPAKGLCLLRVGYPEFPFPESVWFNAQPIFTFS, encoded by the coding sequence ATGGTTGATTCTAGTTCCACAAATAAACAGCGAATTGCTTTAGTAATTCAATATGTCGGTACTAACTTTCATGGTTGGCAGAGACAGCCACACTATCGCAGTGTACAAGCAGAAATTGAAGATGCGATCGCATCTATAGTAGGACATAAAGTAACGATTTATGGAGCGGGAAGAACTGATAGTGGAGTTCATGCTTCGGCACAAGTGGCACATTTTGAAGTGTGTTCTCCTATTCCAGCACAAAAATGGGCGAAAGTTTTAAACAGTTGTTTACCCGATGGTATCTTAATTAGAGCTTCCTCCGAAGTTGACCCCCATTGGCACGCCTGTTTTACCGCTACTTATCGTCGTTATCGTTATACTATATATACTGGTAAAATTCCCAACCTATTTTTACAACCCTTTACTTGGCATTACTATTATCAACCATTAAATGAAAATTTGATGGCAGAAGCACTGAAGCCTATGCTCGGACACCATGATATGAGTGCCTTTCGTCGAGCTGGTTCAAAACGTTCTCACTCTTTGCTAGAAGTACAAGAAGTTAGTTGTGTTAGATACGAACAAGATCTAATCAACATTGAAATACAAGCTAGTGGCTTTTTATACGGCATGGTGAGATTACTGGTAGGGATGTTAGTAGAGGTTGGTGCGGGGACAAAATCCCTGACACAGTTCCAAGATATTTGGATGAATTGTCGTCGGGAAGAAGTGAAATATTCAGCCCCTGCTAAAGGATTATGTTTGTTAAGAGTAGGTTATCCCGAATTTCCCTTTCCCGAATCAGTTTGGTTCAATGCTCAACCTATTTTTACTTTTAGTTAA
- the rplQ gene encoding 50S ribosomal protein L17: MRHRRKVPLLGLPADQRKALLRALTTQLLREGEIVTTKARAKAVRTTADKMITLAKDGSLSARRQALGYIYDKDLVNDIFAKATERYGNRNGGYTRVVRTKSRRGDNAEMAIIQLV, encoded by the coding sequence ATGCGTCACCGTCGTAAAGTGCCTTTATTAGGCTTACCTGCTGACCAACGTAAAGCCCTTCTCCGTGCTTTAACTACCCAGTTGCTCAGAGAAGGCGAAATCGTAACCACTAAGGCTCGTGCCAAAGCTGTTCGCACTACTGCGGATAAAATGATTACCTTAGCAAAGGATGGTTCTTTATCTGCTCGTCGTCAGGCTTTAGGATATATCTATGACAAAGATTTAGTTAACGATATTTTTGCTAAAGCTACAGAGCGTTATGGAAATAGAAATGGTGGTTATACTCGTGTTGTTCGCACAAAGAGCCGCCGTGGGGATAATGCGGAAATGGCGATTATTCAATTAGTTTAA
- a CDS encoding DNA-directed RNA polymerase subunit alpha, giving the protein MAVFKIDCVASKTQKNQGQYGKFVLEPLDKGQGITMGNSLRRVLLSNLEGAAVTAVRIAGVNHEFAVVEGVREDVMEIMLNMKGVIFKSYSDSPQIGRVVATGPCTITAAQFDLPSEIEVVEPSQYICTLGKGGKLEMEFRVEKGKGYRAVDKGKDENSSLDFLQIDSVFMPVSKVNFVAEEIRYEGEIADRLILEIWTNGSIKPEEALSSASEILVNLFSPLTDATTISGQQEETVEPEDPTSQIPIEELNLSVRAYNCLKRAQINTVADLLEYSQDDLLEIKNFGQKSAEEVIEALQQRLGITLGEGKMKDPPAGELIQSAEPVTSP; this is encoded by the coding sequence GTGGCTGTGTTTAAAATCGACTGCGTAGCAAGTAAAACTCAAAAAAATCAAGGTCAATACGGAAAGTTCGTGCTTGAACCCTTAGACAAAGGACAGGGCATAACTATGGGTAATTCCTTGAGACGAGTTCTTTTATCTAATTTAGAAGGTGCAGCAGTAACTGCCGTTAGAATCGCCGGTGTTAATCATGAGTTTGCTGTTGTCGAAGGGGTAAGAGAAGATGTGATGGAAATAATGCTCAATATGAAAGGGGTTATTTTCAAAAGCTATAGCGATTCCCCTCAAATTGGTCGTGTTGTAGCCACTGGTCCTTGTACCATTACTGCCGCTCAATTCGATCTCCCTTCGGAAATAGAAGTAGTTGAACCAAGTCAGTATATTTGTACTTTGGGGAAGGGTGGTAAGTTAGAGATGGAATTTCGGGTCGAGAAAGGAAAGGGTTATCGTGCTGTAGATAAAGGCAAAGATGAAAATAGTTCCCTCGACTTTTTACAAATTGATTCAGTGTTTATGCCTGTTTCAAAAGTAAACTTTGTGGCGGAAGAAATCCGTTATGAAGGGGAAATTGCTGACCGTCTGATTTTAGAAATCTGGACTAATGGTAGTATTAAGCCAGAGGAAGCCCTTTCTTCAGCATCAGAGATTTTAGTTAATCTATTCTCTCCTTTAACAGATGCCACAACAATTTCAGGACAACAGGAAGAAACAGTAGAGCCAGAAGACCCCACCAGTCAAATTCCCATCGAGGAGTTAAATTTATCTGTCCGTGCTTACAATTGTTTGAAACGGGCTCAAATTAACACTGTGGCGGATTTATTGGAGTATTCTCAAGATGATTTACTCGAAATTAAAAACTTCGGTCAAAAATCAGCAGAAGAGGTTATTGAGGCTTTACAGCAACGTTTAGGAATTACTCTTGGAGAGGGTAAAATGAAAGATCCTCCAGCCGGGGAGTTGATCCAAAGTGCTGAACCTGTCACCAGTCCTTAA
- the rpsK gene encoding 30S ribosomal protein S11: MAKPTKRGGPKKQKKNIPSGTAYIKSTFNNTIVTITDTTGNVISWATAGSSGFKGAKKGTPFAAQTAADSAARVAMDNGMKQVEVMVSGPGAGRETAIRALQGAGLEITLIRDITPIPHNGCRPPKRRRV, from the coding sequence ATGGCAAAACCCACCAAAAGGGGAGGACCAAAAAAACAAAAGAAAAATATCCCTAGTGGTACAGCTTATATTAAATCCACTTTTAATAATACCATTGTAACTATTACCGACACCACTGGTAACGTTATTTCTTGGGCAACCGCCGGGTCTAGTGGTTTTAAAGGAGCAAAAAAAGGAACACCTTTTGCGGCTCAAACTGCTGCTGATAGTGCCGCTCGAGTAGCAATGGATAATGGAATGAAACAAGTGGAAGTGATGGTAAGTGGTCCTGGTGCAGGACGAGAAACTGCTATCAGAGCATTACAAGGAGCAGGATTAGAAATCACTTTAATTCGTGATATTACCCCCATTCCCCACAACGGCTGTCGCCCTCCCAAAAGACGTAGAGTCTAA
- the rpsM gene encoding 30S ribosomal protein S13 yields the protein MARISGIDLPRDKRVEIGLTYLYGIGLTTSQKILAATGVNPDTRVRDLSDEDVTKLRNYIEENFQIEGDLRRLEAMNIKRLGDIGTYRGRRHRQGLPVRGQRTKTNARTRRGRRIAIAGKKKPGKK from the coding sequence ATGGCTAGGATATCAGGTATTGATTTGCCTCGTGACAAACGAGTAGAGATCGGACTAACTTATTTATATGGTATTGGCTTGACCACCTCCCAAAAAATTTTAGCGGCAACAGGGGTAAATCCTGACACCAGAGTAAGAGATCTCAGCGACGAAGATGTTACCAAATTAAGAAACTACATCGAAGAAAACTTCCAGATTGAAGGGGATTTGCGTCGTTTAGAAGCAATGAACATCAAGCGTTTAGGCGATATTGGTACTTACAGAGGTCGTCGTCATCGTCAGGGTTTACCTGTGCGTGGACAGAGAACCAAAACTAATGCCAGAACTCGTAGAGGACGCAGAATTGCGATCGCAGGTAAGAAAAAACCGGGTAAAAAATAA